A stretch of the Nostoc punctiforme PCC 73102 genome encodes the following:
- a CDS encoding PAS domain-containing protein has translation MSEALPQKRLIKSMTANETQRLSALHRYRVLDTPPEVAFDRITRLAARLFNMPTVLISLVDESRAWFKSCVGFDAREVPRDDTLCNFAVLTDEPLIIPDARLDDRFACNPFVQSEPGVRFYAGAPLLSQDGFNLGTLCLLDSQPHDPLSVEQQATLVDLAAIVVDELELRLASHKIAQVDAALLEITQGVATVTGGAFFDALVQHFANVLDTDYVYIGLVESDDPKRLRTIATCAHGRIVENFEYLLQDTPCWEVLEQRKVCCYPRNVQAQFPNAPLLKPLAIESYVATPFFDSNGTPLGLLGVMHGQPLENVHLAESLLTVFADRIAIELERQQTEITLRESEELKQRILDSSRDCIKVLTLNSEIVYISPGGLCLLEIDDPTSILNTIWVDRWQGEDYENAQAALAAATLGNIGQFQGYLVTAKGTPKWWDSRITPVRDASGQVVQLVAISRDITDFKQAEAERLQAELVLRSAHVQLESALAAGSVYTWRWNIPADRVVVNAAFAHLFNVDPADATTAGLPIEFFINSIHESDRPRVSAAIQQAIETGEEYTAEYRVHTATGEERWLTARGQVEYDAAGNSIAFPGALADITDHKQAEAAIAADLRDTQLLHGLSVQLTNETDIQVLYDEIMATAIVLTGADAGTVQILDTATQDLVLLATQGFEPNLTEYFHRVNASSNTSCGIALKNGNRTFIDFDVPESEDPDGSLRIHVEAGYFFGQSTPLIARSGKPIGMVSTHWQEYRQPSDRELRFLDLLARQAADLIEQRQTQAALRDSENRFRMAIESAQLGTWDWNLIANQLIWDEGCKAMFGLLPQAESSIEVFFAGLHPNDRQRLEQAVQWTLNPASSGKYDVEYRTIGIEDGVERWIAARGQAYFDAGGNPQRFVGTVLNITEQKRIEAEREQLLVREQAARAEADRANRIKDEFLAVLSHELRSPLNPILGWIRLLQNGKLDLPRQTEALKTIERNAKLQSQLIEDLLDISRIMQGKLTLTAAPISLTFVISAAIETVRLAAEAKNIQILLDLSTTVSYVSGDANRLQQVVWNLLTNAVKFTPRGGQVIVELKQLDQLAQIRVSDTGKGIDPQFLPYVFEYFRQADSTTTRKFGGLGLGLAIVRQIVEMHGGTVKAESLGEDRGAIFTVQLPVIQQTIPTIAELVQAKAEKTKNPLSNLQILLVDDDTDTREFQAFLLEQSGARVIAVASGLEALQVLDRFIPDLLVSDVGMPEMDGYMLIRQIRSRPPHQGGTIRAIAVTAYARDFDRQKALQSGFQGHITKPVEPEILVKTIVDLLDF, from the coding sequence ATGTCTGAGGCATTGCCGCAAAAGCGATTAATTAAGTCTATGACTGCAAACGAGACACAGAGGTTGTCCGCGCTGCATCGCTACAGGGTTCTTGATACCCCTCCTGAAGTAGCATTTGATCGCATTACTAGGTTGGCAGCACGGCTGTTTAATATGCCGACCGTGCTAATTTCTCTGGTTGATGAGTCAAGAGCCTGGTTCAAGTCCTGCGTTGGTTTTGATGCCCGCGAAGTGCCGCGTGATGATACACTTTGCAACTTTGCGGTGTTAACAGACGAGCCGCTGATTATTCCTGATGCTCGACTCGACGATCGCTTTGCCTGCAATCCGTTTGTGCAGAGTGAACCGGGAGTACGGTTTTATGCGGGTGCGCCCCTGCTCAGTCAGGATGGCTTCAATCTGGGAACATTGTGTCTGCTCGACAGTCAGCCCCACGACCCTTTGAGCGTAGAGCAGCAAGCCACTCTGGTGGATCTGGCAGCAATAGTGGTCGATGAACTGGAACTGAGATTGGCATCTCACAAAATTGCTCAAGTCGATGCGGCGCTGTTGGAAATCACGCAAGGCGTAGCGACAGTAACGGGTGGCGCTTTTTTTGATGCATTGGTACAGCACTTTGCCAATGTTTTAGACACCGATTATGTCTACATTGGCTTGGTCGAGAGTGATGACCCCAAACGGCTGAGAACGATCGCCACCTGCGCTCACGGTCGAATCGTCGAAAACTTTGAATATCTCTTGCAAGATACGCCATGCTGGGAAGTGCTTGAGCAGCGAAAAGTTTGCTGCTACCCGCGCAATGTGCAAGCTCAATTTCCGAATGCGCCCTTGCTTAAACCGCTTGCGATCGAAAGTTATGTAGCGACTCCCTTCTTTGACTCGAACGGCACACCGTTAGGGTTGTTAGGGGTAATGCATGGTCAGCCACTAGAGAATGTGCATCTAGCAGAATCGTTGCTAACAGTCTTCGCCGATCGCATTGCGATAGAACTAGAGCGTCAGCAAACAGAAATTACCCTACGCGAATCTGAGGAGCTAAAGCAACGCATTCTGGACAGCAGTAGAGACTGCATCAAAGTTTTAACGTTGAACAGCGAAATCGTCTACATCAGTCCCGGTGGGCTGTGTCTCTTGGAAATCGATGATCCGACTTCTATCTTGAATACAATTTGGGTTGATCGCTGGCAGGGCGAAGATTACGAGAATGCCCAAGCTGCTTTAGCGGCTGCCACCCTGGGCAACATCGGACAATTCCAAGGTTATCTCGTGACTGCCAAGGGCACACCGAAGTGGTGGGATAGCCGGATCACACCTGTGCGAGATGCGTCTGGACAGGTTGTGCAACTGGTGGCAATTTCACGAGATATTACCGATTTTAAACAAGCAGAAGCCGAACGCCTGCAAGCAGAACTGGTGCTGCGATCAGCCCATGTGCAGTTGGAGTCTGCTTTAGCGGCAGGATCAGTCTACACCTGGCGTTGGAACATTCCGGCCGATCGCGTTGTTGTCAATGCTGCCTTCGCTCACCTGTTTAACGTAGACCCAGCAGACGCAACGACGGCAGGGTTGCCAATCGAGTTCTTTATCAACTCGATACATGAGTCAGACCGTCCTCGCGTTTCAGCCGCCATCCAGCAGGCGATCGAGACGGGAGAGGAGTATACGGCTGAATACCGCGTTCATACTGCCACTGGCGAGGAGCGTTGGCTCACTGCACGCGGGCAGGTTGAATATGATGCCGCAGGCAACTCGATTGCGTTTCCCGGTGCGCTTGCCGATATTACCGATCATAAACAGGCAGAAGCAGCCATTGCAGCCGACCTTCGAGATACACAACTGTTGCATGGCCTAAGCGTGCAACTCACTAACGAAACCGATATTCAGGTACTTTATGACGAGATTATGGCAACCGCTATCGTGCTTACAGGGGCAGATGCCGGAACTGTGCAAATTCTCGATACCGCAACACAAGACTTGGTGCTGCTTGCCACGCAGGGATTTGAGCCAAACCTGACTGAGTATTTTCACCGCGTGAATGCCAGTTCTAACACGTCTTGCGGCATCGCCCTCAAAAATGGCAATCGCACCTTCATTGACTTTGATGTGCCGGAGAGCGAAGACCCTGATGGTTCATTGCGAATACATGTGGAGGCTGGATACTTCTTTGGGCAGTCCACCCCGCTGATCGCCCGTTCTGGTAAACCGATTGGCATGGTTTCCACGCATTGGCAAGAGTACCGCCAACCCAGCGATCGCGAGTTGCGGTTTCTCGATTTACTCGCTCGTCAAGCTGCTGACCTGATTGAGCAACGGCAGACCCAAGCAGCCTTGCGCGACAGTGAAAACCGCTTTCGCATGGCGATCGAGTCCGCCCAATTAGGCACCTGGGACTGGAATCTGATCGCCAATCAATTGATTTGGGATGAGGGTTGTAAAGCCATGTTTGGGTTACTACCACAAGCCGAAAGCAGCATTGAGGTCTTTTTTGCAGGGCTGCACCCTAACGATCGCCAACGACTAGAACAGGCAGTACAATGGACTTTGAACCCAGCAAGCAGCGGCAAGTATGACGTAGAATATCGGACGATTGGGATTGAGGATGGGGTGGAACGGTGGATTGCAGCAAGAGGACAGGCTTACTTTGATGCAGGTGGGAACCCACAACGTTTTGTTGGCACTGTACTCAATATCACTGAGCAAAAACGCATTGAGGCGGAACGGGAACAACTCCTTGTCCGCGAACAAGCCGCCCGAGCGGAAGCCGACCGCGCCAACCGGATCAAGGATGAGTTTTTGGCAGTACTCTCGCACGAGTTGCGATCGCCCTTGAACCCGATTTTGGGTTGGATACGGTTGCTACAAAACGGCAAACTCGATCTACCTCGGCAAACTGAAGCTTTGAAAACGATCGAGCGCAACGCCAAACTACAATCGCAACTGATCGAAGACCTGCTCGATATTTCCCGCATCATGCAGGGCAAGCTGACTTTAACAGCGGCTCCCATTAGCTTGACCTTTGTGATTTCTGCGGCAATCGAAACGGTGCGTTTGGCAGCAGAAGCCAAAAACATTCAGATATTGCTTGACCTTAGCACGACAGTATCCTATGTCTCGGGCGATGCGAACCGCTTACAGCAGGTTGTGTGGAACTTACTTACCAATGCCGTCAAATTCACTCCTCGAGGTGGACAAGTCATCGTTGAACTGAAACAACTCGATCAATTGGCTCAGATTCGGGTGAGTGACACCGGAAAAGGAATCGATCCGCAGTTCCTACCGTATGTGTTTGAGTATTTCCGTCAAGCAGATTCCACCACAACCCGTAAATTCGGTGGATTAGGGTTAGGGCTGGCGATTGTGCGACAAATTGTAGAAATGCATGGGGGAACGGTCAAGGCAGAGAGTTTAGGTGAAGATCGAGGCGCGATCTTTACGGTACAACTGCCCGTCATTCAGCAGACAATCCCGACTATAGCTGAACTTGTTCAGGCTAAAGCAGAAAAGACGAAAAATCCTTTAAGTAATCTGCAAATTCTACTGGTGGATGATGATACGGATACCCGCGAGTTTCAAGCATTTTTGCTGGAGCAAAGTGGAGCGAGGGTAATTGCTGTTGCTTCTGGCTTGGAGGCATTGCAAGTGCTAGATCGATTCATTCCTGATCTCCTGGTCAGCGATGTCGGTATGCCTGAGATGGACGGTTATATGCTGATACGGCAAATTCGCTCCCGCCCACCCCATCAAGGAGGAACAATTCGAGCGATCGCCGTGACCGCTTATGCGAGGGACTTTGATCGGCAAAAAGCGCTTCAGTCAGGGTTCCAAGGCCACATTACAAAACCTGTGGAACCAGAGATATTGGTCAAGACAATTGTGGATTTGCTAGACTTTTAA
- a CDS encoding zinc-dependent alcohol dehydrogenase, with the protein MKAVCWNGANDVRVETVPDPKIINPRDAVIKITTTAICGSDLHLYNGYVPTMEKGDILGHEMMGEVVEIGSAVKNLNIGDRVVVPFPIACGNCWYCQHDFWSLCDNSNPNAWLAEKFMGYSPSGIFGYSHMLGGYAGGQAQYARVPFADTGLFKIPDGLTDEQVVFLTDIFPTGYMAADNCNIQPGDIVAVWGCGPVAQFTIKSAYLLGAERVIAIDRIPERLQMAKDQGKAEILNYEEVDVGEALKEMTGGRGPDACIDAVGLEAHGTGLEGVYDEVKQAVRLETDRPHVLRQVMIDCRKGGHVSIPGVYVGVVDKIPMGAAMNKALVFKMGQTHVHKYLNTLLDHIQNGRIDPSFVITHRLPLDEAPRGYEIFRDKKENCIKVVLKP; encoded by the coding sequence ATGAAAGCAGTTTGCTGGAACGGTGCCAACGATGTACGGGTAGAAACAGTACCCGATCCAAAAATCATTAATCCGCGTGATGCTGTTATTAAAATCACGACAACAGCAATTTGCGGTTCTGATTTACACCTTTATAACGGCTACGTCCCTACAATGGAAAAAGGCGATATCCTGGGTCATGAAATGATGGGGGAAGTCGTTGAAATAGGTAGTGCCGTCAAAAATTTAAATATAGGCGATCGCGTGGTTGTACCATTCCCTATCGCCTGTGGTAACTGCTGGTACTGTCAACATGACTTCTGGTCATTGTGCGATAACTCTAACCCAAACGCTTGGTTAGCAGAAAAATTCATGGGTTATTCACCCTCTGGTATTTTTGGCTACTCTCATATGCTAGGTGGCTACGCTGGTGGTCAAGCTCAATATGCCCGCGTTCCCTTTGCCGATACTGGTTTGTTTAAGATTCCTGATGGACTAACAGACGAACAAGTAGTGTTTTTAACAGATATCTTCCCCACCGGATATATGGCGGCAGATAACTGTAATATTCAGCCCGGTGATATTGTCGCAGTCTGGGGGTGTGGCCCAGTCGCACAATTCACAATTAAGAGTGCTTATCTACTTGGTGCTGAACGAGTCATCGCTATCGATCGAATTCCCGAACGCCTACAGATGGCTAAAGATCAAGGCAAGGCAGAAATCCTTAACTATGAGGAAGTAGATGTTGGTGAAGCCCTCAAAGAAATGACAGGTGGACGCGGCCCAGATGCTTGCATTGATGCTGTGGGGTTGGAAGCACACGGCACGGGTCTAGAAGGAGTATACGACGAAGTAAAGCAAGCAGTGCGTCTGGAAACAGACCGGCCCCATGTGCTGCGGCAAGTGATGATTGACTGTCGCAAAGGCGGTCACGTGTCAATTCCTGGTGTTTATGTCGGCGTTGTAGACAAAATACCTATGGGTGCTGCCATGAACAAAGCCTTAGTATTCAAAATGGGACAAACGCACGTTCATAAGTACTTAAACACGTTACTCGATCACATCCAAAATGGCAGGATCGATCCATCTTTCGTGATCACCCATCGTCTACCGTTAGATGAAGCACCCCGGGGTTACGAAATTTTCAGAGACAAGAAGGAAAACTGTATCAAAGTTGTACTCAAACCATAA